A genome region from Diorhabda carinulata isolate Delta chromosome 2, icDioCari1.1, whole genome shotgun sequence includes the following:
- the LOC130903527 gene encoding eukaryotic translation initiation factor 4E-binding protein Mextli isoform X1: protein MSSSLSARLKHPKKHELSKSHSQAQLLANKLRQDGVLSTVEDVLQAVDQVAALLSSNLADSHLSYKESVINLCQHLKVYGVYLEILFKEQLDHAFKIFRDKAQDDIQVDVLSRLHLLELIELRAKGWKGTEGMNSYYKKKINQFGSSQVDMTESISSLNESIGTTLTSSPPPLLGPGEVLKPSGKFTKPTRIPGKKYCKDEVVIRNADSGKVMGIKGRRVHMIEELSETIISFQRVNPGAKERLVQITGANEESINHAKQLIEDTIRRNASPVRDPSISTSVGPLTGSSSSINSSASDDSALPNSARASRALMHSLSTNDANLGEYKYTVIVNGCTIKITGDNLDLVRTSKLVLDEYFSGEPIHDVAQFYSFDSLPQPIITEEFPITPLSPPESLPSPEAVHNGQTDGDKIKLRKPRLSIEEIIKNKGNANVEREKEKENTPTKPSNLTYSIEFLANLAMSPLCLTQPIEWERIRNDYPTLVRNVVEYFDAKTYLSTRTTEPTGVLSADDVDPLVFEV, encoded by the exons ATGTCCTCGAGTCTTTCTGCGCGACTTAAACATCCCAAAAAGCACGAACTCTCGAAATCGCACAGTCAGGCACAACTTTTAGCGAATAAACTCCGCCAAGATGGGGTACTATCTACGG TGGAAGATGTTTTGCAAGCGGTAGATCAAGTCGCGGCATTATTGTCTTCGAATTTAGCAGACAGTCATCTTTCTTATAAAGAGAGTGTTATTAATTTATGCCAACATCTTAAG GTATACGGGGtgtatttggaaatattatttaaagagCAGCTCGATCACGCGTTCAAGATATTTCGCGATAAAGCTCAGGACGACATCCAAGTCGATGTGTTGTCTCGTCTCCATTTGTTGGAATTAATCGAATTGCGTGCTAAAGGATGGAAAGGCACCGAGGGAATGAATTcctattataaaaagaaaattaaccaATTCGGTAGTTCACAG GTAGATATGACCGAATCTATATCTAGTTTGAACGAATCTATTGGTACAACTTTGACTTCCTCGCCCCCGCCATTGTTAGGGCCGGGTGAAGTTTTGAAACCTTCGGGCAAATTTACCAAACCTACCAGAATACCTGGTAAGAAATATTGTAAAGACGAAGTTGTTATCAGGAATGCCGATTCTGGGAAAG TTATGGGTATCAAGGGAAGGCGAGTACATATGATAGAGGAATTGAGCGAAActataatttcttttcaaagaG tcAATCCTGGAGCTAAAGAACGATTAGTTCAAATTACCGGCGCTAACGAAGAAAGCATCAA tcaCGCGAAACAATTGATCGAAGATACGATACGGAGGAACGCTTCGCCTGTTAGAGATCCATCGATATCGACGAGCGTCGGTCCTCTGACGGGTTCCAGTTCGAGTATCAATTCTTCGGCATCGGATGATAGCGCGTTGCCGAATTCGGCGCGCGCATCCCGCGCGTTGATGCACAGCTTGAGCACCAACGACGCCAACTTGGGCGAATACAAGTACACGGTCATCGTCAACGGTTGCACCATTAAAATTACCGGGGATAATTTGGATCTGGTTAGG ACGAGTAAATTAGTattggatgaatatttttctggtGAACCAATCCACGACGTGGCGCAATTTTACAGTTTTGACAGCTTACCACAACCTATAATAACCGAGGAATTTCCAATAACGCCCCTATCGCCGCCGGAATCTCTACCTTCGCCGGAGGCGGTACACAACGGACAGACCGATGgag ATAAAATCAAATTGCGAAAACCCCGACTCTCTATAGAAGAGATAATCAAGAATAAGGGTAACGCGAATGTCGAaagagaaaaagagaaagaaaatacTCCGACGAAACCTTCGAATCTGACgtattcaattgaattcttGGCGAATTTAGCCATGTCTCCACTCTGTCTAACTCAACCGATAGAATGGGAAAGAATACGTAACGATTATCCTACTTTAGTGAGAAAC GTCGTTGAATATTTCGACGCGAAGACGTATCTGTCGACGCGAACGACGGAACCGACGGGCGTCCTGAGCGCCGACGACGTCGATCCTTTAGTTTTCGAAGTTTGA
- the LOC130903527 gene encoding eukaryotic translation initiation factor 4E-binding protein Mextli isoform X2 produces the protein MSSSLSARLKHPKKHELSKSHSQAQLLANKLRQDGVLSTVEDVLQAVDQVAALLSSNLADSHLSYKESVINLCQHLKVYGVYLEILFKEQLDHAFKIFRDKAQDDIQVDVLSRLHLLELIELRAKGWKGTEGMNSYYKKKINQFGSSQVDMTESISSLNESIGTTLTSSPPPLLGPGEVLKPSGKFTKPTRIPGKKYCKDEVVIRNADSGKVNPGAKERLVQITGANEESINHAKQLIEDTIRRNASPVRDPSISTSVGPLTGSSSSINSSASDDSALPNSARASRALMHSLSTNDANLGEYKYTVIVNGCTIKITGDNLDLVRTSKLVLDEYFSGEPIHDVAQFYSFDSLPQPIITEEFPITPLSPPESLPSPEAVHNGQTDGDKIKLRKPRLSIEEIIKNKGNANVEREKEKENTPTKPSNLTYSIEFLANLAMSPLCLTQPIEWERIRNDYPTLVRNVVEYFDAKTYLSTRTTEPTGVLSADDVDPLVFEV, from the exons ATGTCCTCGAGTCTTTCTGCGCGACTTAAACATCCCAAAAAGCACGAACTCTCGAAATCGCACAGTCAGGCACAACTTTTAGCGAATAAACTCCGCCAAGATGGGGTACTATCTACGG TGGAAGATGTTTTGCAAGCGGTAGATCAAGTCGCGGCATTATTGTCTTCGAATTTAGCAGACAGTCATCTTTCTTATAAAGAGAGTGTTATTAATTTATGCCAACATCTTAAG GTATACGGGGtgtatttggaaatattatttaaagagCAGCTCGATCACGCGTTCAAGATATTTCGCGATAAAGCTCAGGACGACATCCAAGTCGATGTGTTGTCTCGTCTCCATTTGTTGGAATTAATCGAATTGCGTGCTAAAGGATGGAAAGGCACCGAGGGAATGAATTcctattataaaaagaaaattaaccaATTCGGTAGTTCACAG GTAGATATGACCGAATCTATATCTAGTTTGAACGAATCTATTGGTACAACTTTGACTTCCTCGCCCCCGCCATTGTTAGGGCCGGGTGAAGTTTTGAAACCTTCGGGCAAATTTACCAAACCTACCAGAATACCTGGTAAGAAATATTGTAAAGACGAAGTTGTTATCAGGAATGCCGATTCTGGGAAAG tcAATCCTGGAGCTAAAGAACGATTAGTTCAAATTACCGGCGCTAACGAAGAAAGCATCAA tcaCGCGAAACAATTGATCGAAGATACGATACGGAGGAACGCTTCGCCTGTTAGAGATCCATCGATATCGACGAGCGTCGGTCCTCTGACGGGTTCCAGTTCGAGTATCAATTCTTCGGCATCGGATGATAGCGCGTTGCCGAATTCGGCGCGCGCATCCCGCGCGTTGATGCACAGCTTGAGCACCAACGACGCCAACTTGGGCGAATACAAGTACACGGTCATCGTCAACGGTTGCACCATTAAAATTACCGGGGATAATTTGGATCTGGTTAGG ACGAGTAAATTAGTattggatgaatatttttctggtGAACCAATCCACGACGTGGCGCAATTTTACAGTTTTGACAGCTTACCACAACCTATAATAACCGAGGAATTTCCAATAACGCCCCTATCGCCGCCGGAATCTCTACCTTCGCCGGAGGCGGTACACAACGGACAGACCGATGgag ATAAAATCAAATTGCGAAAACCCCGACTCTCTATAGAAGAGATAATCAAGAATAAGGGTAACGCGAATGTCGAaagagaaaaagagaaagaaaatacTCCGACGAAACCTTCGAATCTGACgtattcaattgaattcttGGCGAATTTAGCCATGTCTCCACTCTGTCTAACTCAACCGATAGAATGGGAAAGAATACGTAACGATTATCCTACTTTAGTGAGAAAC GTCGTTGAATATTTCGACGCGAAGACGTATCTGTCGACGCGAACGACGGAACCGACGGGCGTCCTGAGCGCCGACGACGTCGATCCTTTAGTTTTCGAAGTTTGA
- the LOC130903527 gene encoding eukaryotic translation initiation factor 4E-binding protein Mextli isoform X4: MSSSLSARLKHPKKHELSKSHSQAQLLANKLRQDGVLSTVEDVLQAVDQVAALLSSNLADSHLSYKESVINLCQHLKVYGVYLEILFKEQLDHAFKIFRDKAQDDIQVDVLSRLHLLELIELRAKGWKGTEGMNSYYKKKINQFGSSQVDMTESISSLNESIGTTLTSSPPPLLGPGEVLKPSGKFTKPTRIPGKKYCKDEVVIRNADSGKVMGIKGRRVHMIEELSETIISFQRVNPGAKERLVQITGANEESINHAKQLIEDTIRRNASPVRDPSISTSVGPLTGSSSSINSSASDDSALPNSARASRALMHSLSTNDANLGEYKYTVIVNGCTIKITGDNLDLVRTSKLVLDEYFSGEPIHDVAQFYSFDSLPQPIITEEFPITPLSPPESLPSPEAVHNGQTDGGR, translated from the exons ATGTCCTCGAGTCTTTCTGCGCGACTTAAACATCCCAAAAAGCACGAACTCTCGAAATCGCACAGTCAGGCACAACTTTTAGCGAATAAACTCCGCCAAGATGGGGTACTATCTACGG TGGAAGATGTTTTGCAAGCGGTAGATCAAGTCGCGGCATTATTGTCTTCGAATTTAGCAGACAGTCATCTTTCTTATAAAGAGAGTGTTATTAATTTATGCCAACATCTTAAG GTATACGGGGtgtatttggaaatattatttaaagagCAGCTCGATCACGCGTTCAAGATATTTCGCGATAAAGCTCAGGACGACATCCAAGTCGATGTGTTGTCTCGTCTCCATTTGTTGGAATTAATCGAATTGCGTGCTAAAGGATGGAAAGGCACCGAGGGAATGAATTcctattataaaaagaaaattaaccaATTCGGTAGTTCACAG GTAGATATGACCGAATCTATATCTAGTTTGAACGAATCTATTGGTACAACTTTGACTTCCTCGCCCCCGCCATTGTTAGGGCCGGGTGAAGTTTTGAAACCTTCGGGCAAATTTACCAAACCTACCAGAATACCTGGTAAGAAATATTGTAAAGACGAAGTTGTTATCAGGAATGCCGATTCTGGGAAAG TTATGGGTATCAAGGGAAGGCGAGTACATATGATAGAGGAATTGAGCGAAActataatttcttttcaaagaG tcAATCCTGGAGCTAAAGAACGATTAGTTCAAATTACCGGCGCTAACGAAGAAAGCATCAA tcaCGCGAAACAATTGATCGAAGATACGATACGGAGGAACGCTTCGCCTGTTAGAGATCCATCGATATCGACGAGCGTCGGTCCTCTGACGGGTTCCAGTTCGAGTATCAATTCTTCGGCATCGGATGATAGCGCGTTGCCGAATTCGGCGCGCGCATCCCGCGCGTTGATGCACAGCTTGAGCACCAACGACGCCAACTTGGGCGAATACAAGTACACGGTCATCGTCAACGGTTGCACCATTAAAATTACCGGGGATAATTTGGATCTGGTTAGG ACGAGTAAATTAGTattggatgaatatttttctggtGAACCAATCCACGACGTGGCGCAATTTTACAGTTTTGACAGCTTACCACAACCTATAATAACCGAGGAATTTCCAATAACGCCCCTATCGCCGCCGGAATCTCTACCTTCGCCGGAGGCGGTACACAACGGACAGACCGATGgag GTCGTTGA
- the LOC130903527 gene encoding eukaryotic translation initiation factor 4E-binding protein Mextli isoform X3 → MSSSLSARLKHPKKHELSKSHSQAQLLANKLRQDGVLSTVEDVLQAVDQVAALLSSNLADSHLSYKESVINLCQHLKVYGVYLEILFKEQLDHAFKIFRDKAQDDIQVDVLSRLHLLELIELRAKGWKGTEGMNSYYKKKINQFGSSQVDMTESISSLNESIGTTLTSSPPPLLGPGEVLKPSGKFTKPTRIPGKKYCKDEVVIRNADSGKVMGIKGRRVHMIEELSETIISFQRVNPGAKERLVQITGANEESINHAKQLIEDTIRRNASPVRDPSISTSVGPLTGSSSSINSSASDDSALPNSARASRALMHSLSTNDANLGEYKYTVIVNGCTIKITGDNLDLVRTSKLVLDEYFSGEPIHDVAQFYSFDSLPQPIITEEFPITPLSPPESLPSPEAVHNGQTDGVFEKIKRFFLRTHFIYK, encoded by the exons ATGTCCTCGAGTCTTTCTGCGCGACTTAAACATCCCAAAAAGCACGAACTCTCGAAATCGCACAGTCAGGCACAACTTTTAGCGAATAAACTCCGCCAAGATGGGGTACTATCTACGG TGGAAGATGTTTTGCAAGCGGTAGATCAAGTCGCGGCATTATTGTCTTCGAATTTAGCAGACAGTCATCTTTCTTATAAAGAGAGTGTTATTAATTTATGCCAACATCTTAAG GTATACGGGGtgtatttggaaatattatttaaagagCAGCTCGATCACGCGTTCAAGATATTTCGCGATAAAGCTCAGGACGACATCCAAGTCGATGTGTTGTCTCGTCTCCATTTGTTGGAATTAATCGAATTGCGTGCTAAAGGATGGAAAGGCACCGAGGGAATGAATTcctattataaaaagaaaattaaccaATTCGGTAGTTCACAG GTAGATATGACCGAATCTATATCTAGTTTGAACGAATCTATTGGTACAACTTTGACTTCCTCGCCCCCGCCATTGTTAGGGCCGGGTGAAGTTTTGAAACCTTCGGGCAAATTTACCAAACCTACCAGAATACCTGGTAAGAAATATTGTAAAGACGAAGTTGTTATCAGGAATGCCGATTCTGGGAAAG TTATGGGTATCAAGGGAAGGCGAGTACATATGATAGAGGAATTGAGCGAAActataatttcttttcaaagaG tcAATCCTGGAGCTAAAGAACGATTAGTTCAAATTACCGGCGCTAACGAAGAAAGCATCAA tcaCGCGAAACAATTGATCGAAGATACGATACGGAGGAACGCTTCGCCTGTTAGAGATCCATCGATATCGACGAGCGTCGGTCCTCTGACGGGTTCCAGTTCGAGTATCAATTCTTCGGCATCGGATGATAGCGCGTTGCCGAATTCGGCGCGCGCATCCCGCGCGTTGATGCACAGCTTGAGCACCAACGACGCCAACTTGGGCGAATACAAGTACACGGTCATCGTCAACGGTTGCACCATTAAAATTACCGGGGATAATTTGGATCTGGTTAGG ACGAGTAAATTAGTattggatgaatatttttctggtGAACCAATCCACGACGTGGCGCAATTTTACAGTTTTGACAGCTTACCACAACCTATAATAACCGAGGAATTTCCAATAACGCCCCTATCGCCGCCGGAATCTCTACCTTCGCCGGAGGCGGTACACAACGGACAGACCGATGgag tttttgaaaaaattaaacgattttttttgcgaactcattttatatataaatga